AAATGTAAACAGTGGTTCAGAAGATAAATAGCTAAGTACTCAGTTCAGCATAAGACGGTAGTGCTTGGCAGTTTTAGGGGTGGTGCTTACCTTTGGGCATGAAAAAATTACGTCTGCTCTCCCTGCTATTCGCCGCTGGCGCCTCGTTTTATCTAACGTCCTGCACGCCGCCACCTGACGCTGAGAAAGACCCTAACGCTGACGCCGCTTATAAGCGCGCTCATCGTCCCGAAGGTTATCGGGCCGCCCAAAGCAGTCAGCCTTCTGTTAATAAGCAGTAAGGCTGGTTTCAGAGTAGGCGACTTTACCTAGCAATTTTATAAGAGACCTGGTAGCTATCAGGCTCACTTATCCAGCTGATAAACCCAAACAGGCATAGGCCCCACTGATATAATCGGTGGGGCCTATGCCTGTTTGGGTATTGAATCTACAAGTTCCGAGCGTTTCGCAGCACCAGGGTGAGCGCGCGGCTGTACGCTTATTTACGCGTTGACTGACTCCGCGACGCCGGATGCTGGGCTAGGTGCCGTCGGCGTAAGGTCTGGTAACTGAATACCAGCGAGCAAACTCGTCTCCAACAAGTCGGCCCAGGTACGGAAGTACAGCACTACATCATCGCGGTGATTGTGGCGGAGTGCGTTGCGGCGCTCAAAGGGAATAGCCGCTAAGATGGTTGGGTCGTTGAGGCGCTCTAGGTGCGTAAGGTCGGAGCGGGTGAAACCTAGGGCAAGCATTTCATCAATGGTCTCATCGATGGGCAGCCCACTGGTAGGGCAGTAGTCGAGTAGCTGCCGCTCCCAGTCGCCATAGCGCTGCATGGCGCGCGAGTGAATTTCTCCCTTCGTGAGACGGGTGATGGTCTGAGCTAGGTGGCCGCAGTTACAGCTGCCCATGTGCCCCCATTGGTAGGGAGCCTGAGTGGTGAGCCGCTGAGCCGTATCGCGCAAGGCCTGAATAACCGGAAGAGTGCTCTTTGCCATGATAAGGGGTGTTAAAAGATTAGCGTCAGCTAATTAAAACAACATTTGTCTTTATAAGCGAGGCTAGCCAGAATTTGTTTCCGATAACCAGCGAATCAGTGTAGGCTACGTAGGGACTAGGAAGAACCTAGCTTCTACAACAAAAAACCGTCTGGCGCACTTAGCACCAGACGGTCGTTTACTGCTCGGAGGAACAGTTAAGGCCTAGCCTATCTAGGTCCATTGCTACGGTTGCCCCGGTAGCGCCGGCGGTTTTGGCTGTTGCTGTCAGCGTGCTCGCCTGATCCTGCCGGACGGGCAGAGGTAGCACGTTCCGGGCGTGGGCCTCCACCGGTACGAGGGGTTGGCTGACCAGAACGGCCTCCACCATCGGCGGCACGAGGTGCTCGTGGCTCGCGGCCTGGCCGAGGTGGCCGACCTGCTGGGCCTTTCGGGCGCTGGATTTGTCCGCCGCTGAGGAGAACGGGTGCCACGGCACCTGTGCTATAAGGGTGGTCCGCTACAACGTCGATCTGACGACGGATGAGCTTTTGAATATCCTGTAAATAGGCGCGCTCTTCATCTTCGCAGAAGGAAAGCGCAATGCCCGAAGCCCCGGCCCGGCCTGTACGCCCAATGCGGTGCACGTAAGTTTCGGGTTCGTTCGGTAGCTCATAGTTGATGACGTGCGTGAGTTCCTCCACGTCAATGCCACGAGCGGCAATGTCGGTGGCGACGAGCACACGAGTGTTGCCCGCCTTGAAGTTCGACAAAGCCCGCTGGCGATGGTTCTGCGACTTATTGCCGTGAATTGCTTCGGCCACAACGTTAGCCTTGGCTAGGGCCTTCACGACCCGGTCAGCGCCATGCTTGGTGCGTGCGAATACCAGCACCCGGCGGATAGTCTTATCCGACAAAAGGTGCTCCAGGAGAGCCGGCTTGTCATTCTTTTCAACCAAATACACAGCCTGCTTCACCGTATCTGCGGTGCTCGAAACGGGCGTCACGGCCACCTTCACCGGATTAGGGCGCAGAATGGAATCGGCTAGCTGCTGAATTTGAGCCGGCATGGTAGCCGAGAAGAACAGCGTCTGGCGCTTAGCGGGCAGCTTCGGCAGGATGCGCTTGATGTCGTGAATGAAACCCATGTCGAGCATGCGGTCGGCTTCATCCAGTACGAAAACTTCGAGGTGGCGCAGGTCGACGAAGCCTTGGTTCATGAGGTCGAGCAAACGGCCGGGCGTGGCGATGAGCACGTCGACGCCCCGCTTCAGAGCGTTGGTTTGAGGCAATTGACCTACCCCACCGAAAATGACTGTATGGCGTAGCCCTAGGTGCCGACCATAAGCGGTAAAGCTTTCCCCAATCTGGATAGCCAGCTCGCGGGTTGGCGTCAGGATGAGGCAGCGGATGCGACCTGCCGGCTGATGCTGAAGCTTGGCGCGCTGGCTTAGAATCTGCAAGATCGGCACTGTGAAGGCGGCGGTCTTACCCGTACCCGTTTGGGCAACTCCTAATAAGTCGTGGCCCTCCAGCACGTGCGGAATAGCTTGCTGCTGAATAGGCGTGGGGGAAGTGTATCCCTCCTCGTGCAAAGCGCGAAGGATGGGATCAATAAGATTGAGTTCGTCGAAGGACATTAGAAAATAAAAAGGCAGCCAAACAGCGGCTGCGGCTGCGTGACTGGCTCGATGCTCCAGTCAAAAAAGAAGAAAAAACGCCTTGGAAATAGGGAAAAGCGTAAGCAAATCCTAGCCGAAAAACGTATAGTCAGGCGAAATGCCGTGCAAGATGCCGGTTTATTGCGAGATATAACGAATAACACCATTCTGCAGCCTATGAACATCAAGGACCGGAAAATCCTTCACGACGGCCACTATAAACTTGCCGAAATTATTGTTGACGCTGATGGTAAGGAACTTAAGCGTGAACGTTTTGAGCCAGGACGCGCTGTCGGGGCCATCGTTTATGACACTGCTCAGCAACAATATCTGTTTGTAAAACAATTCCGAGTTGGTTCGGAGTCGGAGTTGTTGGAAGTAGCGGCGGGGGTACTCGACAAGGAAGGCGAAGGCCCCGAAGACGCTATCCGCCGCGAAATCGACGAGGAGCTAGGGTATGCTGTCGACCACTTGGAACCAATAGCTAGCTTTTTCGCCTCGCCCGGTGCCAGTGCCGAACAGATCCAGCTTTACTATACGGAAGTAAGCCGTAAAGTAGGAGCAGGTGGCGGAGCTGCCGACGAAGATGAAGGCATTACGGTAGTTTCTTTTACATGGGAAGAGCTACTCCGCACTGAGTTCAAGGATGCCAAAACAATCATTGCTGTGCAGTGGCTTCAGCTGCACAAAGGAGGCAAGTAACAGTGTTTCTTCCTTCGCGTCAATAACAAACAAGCCGTTCGGATTCGAACGGCTTGTTTGTCGTTAAACCAAAATGGGTATACAATATACTACTGAGGGTTAACGATATAATCAAAATTTTGCTTCAGCTTTGAATCTGTAATGGTTACCAATACAGGCTGAGTTGGATCTGTTTTAACAAATGGAATAATACGTTGGCTCATGTATTGGTCGCGATTCCAGAAGCGGCCATTGCCAGCGGCGAGGGTCTGGCTGAATAGCTCCTTACCTGCCTCGTCCTTGCCCAACACCGTGAGGGCCGAGGGGTCGGCGTTCTTCGCACCTTGGCGATACATCGTCACGACCAGCACGCCACCAGGAGGCAGGGCACTGAAGCGACGCTGGTAGGTGGTGTCGGCCCAGCTGTTCATTTTGCGCAGCGCATCTATTTCGGTGAGCAACTCGGTGTAGGGGCGGTAGGCTACGCGGGTGAGCGTACCGTTTTGGTCTGAGTCTTCGTCCGTATTCTTGGTCACGTTTTGCACATAGGCGCAGTCCTTGTCTTTTTGAGGACGCAAGTAGCGTTTGCGAGGAGTGCCGGGAATTGGGGTGGGAGCCTGGGCGGCAGCTGTCAAGGAAGTAAACAGCGCCAGGAAGAAGAGAGCTTGTTTCATAAAATAAGGAGGATACAATAGCGTTGGTACGACCTAGGAGGGAATTAAAGTTGGACAAAGCGGATAAAGCAGCCGCTTAGCTAAAATCGGGCCCGGAACGGCAGCGAGGTGTGGCAATAGTGCCACGTTGAAAGGTGATGTAAGGGTAACCTGGGCGTAATAGCTGATTCACAGTAGCCTTAGATATTTGTTTAAAACCATTTAGGCCCAACCCGATGCATGCTCCGAATACGATGCCGCTTCTGCGTAGCCTGATCCACGGGCTATTTTACGCGCTGTTCCAGTTCGCCCTGGTGCTAGCCTACCTGCTGCACTCGGCTGCGGCTCTCCGGTCTCCTTTTCGGGCCAGTGAGAGAGTACACCAACCTAGCTCACGACGTATTCAGCCACGGGCGCGGTTGTGGTCGAGGCCGGTAACCGGATAGCTATGAAGGTTCCCAAACGCCGCCGCGTGGAAGTTGCGGTTATCTCCGACGTGCACCTAGGTACCTATGGCTGCCACGCGCCGGAACTGCTGCGTTACCTGAAGAGCATCAAACCAAAAGTGCTCGTGCTCAACGGCGACATTGTCGATATCTGGCAGTTCAGCAAAAGCTACTGGCCGCCCGCCCACATGCGGGTGGTGCGCCACCTAGTTGGGCTCCTGACCAAAGGCACGCGCATTCACTACCTGACCGGCAACCACGACGAGCTGCTGCGCAAATTTGTCGGGGCCCGGCTCGGCGCTTTGTCCATTGCTAACAAGCTGGTGCTGGATCTGCCCGAGGGCAAAGCCTGGTTTTTCCACGGCGACGTCTTCGACGTAACCATGCGCCACGCGCGCTGGCTGGCCAAGCTCGGAGCCCAGGGCTACGACCTGCTGATTCTGCTGAATCGCTTGGTCAACTTTGGGCTTCAAAAGCTAGGTCGGCCGCGCGTGGCGCTGTCTAAGGTGGTAAAGGATCGGGTGAAGGGAGCGGTAAGTCTTATTAGCGATTTTGAACTAACCGCCGCTGGTATTGCCGCCGAAGAAGGATACCGCTACGTGGCTTGCGGCCACATTCACCAGCCCGAAATGAAGACCATTTCGACGCCCCAGGGTGAGGTCTTGTATTTGAATTCCGGCGACTGGGTCGAAAACCTAACGGCGCTGGAATACACAACTGCCGCTGGTTGGCAGCTCTACCGCTACGCTCTCGACCCGCGCATGCAGCAGCCCCTCGAACCGGAGGAGCCCGACACCGCCGACGCCACGTTGCTGGCCGACTTGCTGGCTGAATTCAAGCTAGGTCAAAAAGTAGCCGATAAATAAAAGTATAAGCCGTCTGCGGTGCCGCTGCTTCAGCGGCACCGCAGACGGCTTATAGTCATCACCAGAAACTTCCCCGAATGCCCCGAGTACTTTACGCCATCCAAGGCACCGGCAACGGCCACCTAAGTCGCGCCCTGGATATAGTGCCGCTGTTACAACAGCGTGTCAGCCAGCTTGATGTGCTGGTGAGTGGCCCGCCCGCCGACCTTACGCTCCCTTTTTCGGTTCGCTACCAATGCCACGGCCTCGGTTTTATCTTTGGCAAGAAAGGCGGCATCAACTTCGTGAAGACCTTCTGGCAGCTGAACTCGGCCGCTTTTGTACGCGAAATGCGCCAGCTGCCCGTCGAAAGCTACGATCTGGTAATCAGCGATTTTGAGCCCGTGTCGGCGTGGGCGTGTCGTTTGCGGCATGTGCCGTGCGTTGCACTCAGTCACCAGAGTGCCGTGCTGAGCGAGTACGCTCCTCGCCCCACTACCGAAGATGCTGTCGGCCGGGCCGTGTTGCGACACTACGCCCCAGCTACGGTGCGCTACGGATTCCACTTCGAGCGCTACGAGCCCGGCATTCACACCCCCGTTATCCGGCAGCAAGTGCGGGCGCTAACCCCGCAGAATGACGGCCACTACACCGTTTATCTGCCTGCCTTCGACGAGGAAACGCTGGTAAAGCGCCTGCGCTACCTGAGCCGAACTACCCGCTGGGAGGTATTCAGCAAGCATAGCCAAAAGGAGTCGGAGCACGGCAACGTGCGGGTACGGCCCGTGAGCGGGGCAGCCTTCACCGATAGCTTGGCGCGCAGCGCCGGCGTACTCTGCGGCGCCGGCTTCGAGACGCCCGCTGAAGCGCTGTTTCTGCGGAAGAAGCTATGCGTGATACCTATGAAAAACCAGTACGAGCAGACCTGCAATGCTGCCGCGCTGGCGCGCATGGGGGTGCCGGTCGTGAAGAATTTGAAAGACAAGCACCTCGCTACCCTCGACCACTGGCTCCAGAACGGACGTGTCGTGCCGGTCGACTACCCTGATGAAACCGCCCAGGTCCTGGACAAGCTTCTGTTCGAACAGCTCCAAGCAGGGGTACGGCCTATCTCGTTGCCGTCTTGAGCCAATACCCTAGGCTCCTGAGAGCAGTAGCTAGGTGTTTGGGTAACCTATGATAGTAAGTGAGCAGTAATGCGAGTGTTGGTCAAACGCGACTCCCGATAACGCATGTTGCTTTGCTAGCTAGCTCCTCCGAAATTTTCTTACATGACCCAATTACCCGCGGCATTCTTTCCGCCTAGCACACCGACCGTTTACAGCCGCACCGACTTTGGTCCTGATTTTCGCTGGGGTGCTGCGACGGCTGCTTACCAAATCGAAGGCGCCTGGAATCTCGATGGCAAAGGACCTAGCATCTGGGATGCTTTTGTGCGGGGACGGCGAACGATCAAGCGCCGGGAGACTGCCGACATAGCATCTGATTTTTACCATTTGTATAAAGATGATTTAGATCTTATGCAGCAAATGGGTATAAACGATTTTCGCTTTTCTACGGCTTGGTCGCGGATTCTACCAGAAGGGATAGGCGCCATAAATGAAAAAGGACTTGATTTCTATGACCGCTTGGTTGATGGGTGCCTGGAGCGGGGTATCACACCTTGGCTGACCCTTTACCATTGGGATTTACCTCTGGCCTTGCAGCGGCGCGGCGGCTGGACAAACCGTGCCATCGTGGGCTGGTTCACCGACTTTGCGCAGCTAGTTGCTGGCCGCCTCGGCGACCGGGTGCAGCACTGGATGGTGCTCAACGAGCCCATGGTGTTCGTCGGTGCCGGGCACATGCTTGGGATCCACGCACCAGGGCGGCGGGGGCTAGGTTCCTTCCTTTCGGCTACCCATCATGCGGCTTTGGCCCAAGCCGAGGGCGGCCGAGCCCTACGAGCAACGCTGCCCGCCACGGCCCGCATCGGCACCACATATTCTTGCTCTTATGTGACCCCTTGGCGCCCAGGGCTACCCCGTGACGAACGCGCCACGCGCCGCGCCAACGCCCTGCTCAACCGCCTCTTCGTGGAACCCGCTTTGGGGCTAGGTTATCCTGTAGCCGACTTGCCCATTTTGAATTGGCTAGACTATTATGTTCGGCCCGGCGACGAGGCGCTGTTACCATTCAAATTCGATTTCTTGGGCGTTCAGAACTATACCCGGGAGGTAGTGCGGCACTCGCCCTACGTACCTCTATTGTGGGCGACGCTTGTAGGAGCAAAACCGCGTGGAGTCTCGTTTACTCAAATGGGGTGGGAGGTATATCCGGAGAGTATTTACCATATGTTAAAGCAATTTAGTGCTTATTCGGCGGCGCCTCCGTTGCTGGTGACCGAGAACGGGGCTGCGTTTCCGGATGAGCTGGTAGCTGGTCGCGTGCCTGACCTAGCCCGGCAAGCGTACCTGCGCGCCTGCATTGGGCAGGTATTACGCGCCCGGCGTGAAGGGGTGCCGGTAGAAGGCTACTTTGTCTGGTCCTTCACTGATAATTTCGAGTGGGCCGAGGGCTACGAACCGCGCTTCGGCCTAGTGCGCGTCGACTACGACACGCAGCAGCGCACTGTGAAGGACTCAGGCTGGTGGTACCGGGATCTGCTGGCGGGAAATGCGTGCTAAAGTGCCTCATTCACAATTCCATAACCAGAAGGTAATGCTGCGGTAACAGGTTGCCGGTAGCTTTGGCGCTTTGAACCACCAACGCGTTGTTGCTCCAAAACAACTCGTTGTTAAGCAGCCTATTATGCACCAAAACTACTCTTTCTTGCCAAAAGCTCTGTTGCTGTTCGGTCTCACCGTGGGCACTGCGCACGCCCAAACCATCAGCCGAACCGCCGCCACGGCTATCGTTACTGAAAACGCCGGTTCCGTAAGCCTGACGTTCAGCATTCAGAACCCCGGAACAAGCGCCAGCACCGTAGAAGCCGTGGTGCAAGGAATCAGCACCGCAACGGCGGGGCAAGATTTTACTTTCCCGACAACCCAAGCCATTACGTTTCCGGCGGGGGCTACAGGCACTCAAACCCTGACCATTCCGATTTTGGATGACGCAACGGTGGAGGAAACAGAATACTTCACGGTTCGTCTGCAAAACCCGACGAATGCCACCCTAGCTTCTGGCGCCACCGAGGTTCTGGTCTATATAAAGGACAATGACACGCCCGCGCCGGTACCCGCTCGCAACGTAACGCTGAGGCTGTTGCAGAGCTACCAAACGGCAACGCCTTTTAGCGGTAGCACCCAGATCAATTCGGCGGAGATTGTTGCGTATGATGCCAGCACCAAGCGGCTGTACGTGGCCAACTCCGTTGGGGGTAAGCTCGACATTCTCAACTTCGCCAATCCTGCGGCCATTACTTCCGTGGCTTCCATTGATATCAAGCCGTACGGCGGTATCAACTCAGTAGCCGTTCGCAACGGCGTGGTGGCCTGCGCGCTCGAAAACAGCAATCCGCAAGCCAACGGCAGCGTAGTGTTCTTCGACCAGAATGGTACGTTCCTGAAGCAAGTAACGGTAGGGGCCATGCCCGACATGATTACCTTCTCGCCCAACGGCAACTACGTGCTGACGGCCAACGAAGGTGAGCCCAAAGCTGACTATACGGTGGACCCGGAAGGAAGCGTATCGGTGATCGACGTGGCGGGTGGCGTAGCTAGCTTAACCCAAGCTAATGTAACGACGGCCACCTTTACCAGCTACAACAACCAAGCGGTGCAGCTGCGGGCCCAGGGTATTCGCATCTATGGCGGGCTCGCGGCGGCTCCTGCCACCGTAGCCCAGGATCTGGAGCCGGAGTACGTGGCCGTGAGTGCCGATTCGCGCACGGTGTACATCACCTTGCAGGAAAACAACGCCATTGCGGTGCTGGATCTTGCTACGAAGCAAATCACTGCCATCCG
This Hymenobacter sp. GOD-10R DNA region includes the following protein-coding sequences:
- a CDS encoding DEAD/DEAH box helicase — translated: MSFDELNLIDPILRALHEEGYTSPTPIQQQAIPHVLEGHDLLGVAQTGTGKTAAFTVPILQILSQRAKLQHQPAGRIRCLILTPTRELAIQIGESFTAYGRHLGLRHTVIFGGVGQLPQTNALKRGVDVLIATPGRLLDLMNQGFVDLRHLEVFVLDEADRMLDMGFIHDIKRILPKLPAKRQTLFFSATMPAQIQQLADSILRPNPVKVAVTPVSSTADTVKQAVYLVEKNDKPALLEHLLSDKTIRRVLVFARTKHGADRVVKALAKANVVAEAIHGNKSQNHRQRALSNFKAGNTRVLVATDIAARGIDVEELTHVINYELPNEPETYVHRIGRTGRAGASGIALSFCEDEERAYLQDIQKLIRRQIDVVADHPYSTGAVAPVLLSGGQIQRPKGPAGRPPRPGREPRAPRAADGGGRSGQPTPRTGGGPRPERATSARPAGSGEHADSNSQNRRRYRGNRSNGPR
- a CDS encoding NUDIX hydrolase, giving the protein MNIKDRKILHDGHYKLAEIIVDADGKELKRERFEPGRAVGAIVYDTAQQQYLFVKQFRVGSESELLEVAAGVLDKEGEGPEDAIRREIDEELGYAVDHLEPIASFFASPGASAEQIQLYYTEVSRKVGAGGGAADEDEGITVVSFTWEELLRTEFKDAKTIIAVQWLQLHKGGK
- a CDS encoding UDP-2,3-diacylglucosamine diphosphatase; translated protein: MKVPKRRRVEVAVISDVHLGTYGCHAPELLRYLKSIKPKVLVLNGDIVDIWQFSKSYWPPAHMRVVRHLVGLLTKGTRIHYLTGNHDELLRKFVGARLGALSIANKLVLDLPEGKAWFFHGDVFDVTMRHARWLAKLGAQGYDLLILLNRLVNFGLQKLGRPRVALSKVVKDRVKGAVSLISDFELTAAGIAAEEGYRYVACGHIHQPEMKTISTPQGEVLYLNSGDWVENLTALEYTTAAGWQLYRYALDPRMQQPLEPEEPDTADATLLADLLAEFKLGQKVADK
- a CDS encoding glycosyltransferase family protein, with the translated sequence MPRVLYAIQGTGNGHLSRALDIVPLLQQRVSQLDVLVSGPPADLTLPFSVRYQCHGLGFIFGKKGGINFVKTFWQLNSAAFVREMRQLPVESYDLVISDFEPVSAWACRLRHVPCVALSHQSAVLSEYAPRPTTEDAVGRAVLRHYAPATVRYGFHFERYEPGIHTPVIRQQVRALTPQNDGHYTVYLPAFDEETLVKRLRYLSRTTRWEVFSKHSQKESEHGNVRVRPVSGAAFTDSLARSAGVLCGAGFETPAEALFLRKKLCVIPMKNQYEQTCNAAALARMGVPVVKNLKDKHLATLDHWLQNGRVVPVDYPDETAQVLDKLLFEQLQAGVRPISLPS
- a CDS encoding GH1 family beta-glucosidase; this translates as MTQLPAAFFPPSTPTVYSRTDFGPDFRWGAATAAYQIEGAWNLDGKGPSIWDAFVRGRRTIKRRETADIASDFYHLYKDDLDLMQQMGINDFRFSTAWSRILPEGIGAINEKGLDFYDRLVDGCLERGITPWLTLYHWDLPLALQRRGGWTNRAIVGWFTDFAQLVAGRLGDRVQHWMVLNEPMVFVGAGHMLGIHAPGRRGLGSFLSATHHAALAQAEGGRALRATLPATARIGTTYSCSYVTPWRPGLPRDERATRRANALLNRLFVEPALGLGYPVADLPILNWLDYYVRPGDEALLPFKFDFLGVQNYTREVVRHSPYVPLLWATLVGAKPRGVSFTQMGWEVYPESIYHMLKQFSAYSAAPPLLVTENGAAFPDELVAGRVPDLARQAYLRACIGQVLRARREGVPVEGYFVWSFTDNFEWAEGYEPRFGLVRVDYDTQQRTVKDSGWWYRDLLAGNAC
- a CDS encoding choice-of-anchor I family protein — translated: MPKALLLFGLTVGTAHAQTISRTAATAIVTENAGSVSLTFSIQNPGTSASTVEAVVQGISTATAGQDFTFPTTQAITFPAGATGTQTLTIPILDDATVEETEYFTVRLQNPTNATLASGATEVLVYIKDNDTPAPVPARNVTLRLLQSYQTATPFSGSTQINSAEIVAYDASTKRLYVANSVGGKLDILNFANPAAITSVASIDIKPYGGINSVAVRNGVVACALENSNPQANGSVVFFDQNGTFLKQVTVGAMPDMITFSPNGNYVLTANEGEPKADYTVDPEGSVSVIDVAGGVASLTQANVTTATFTSYNNQAVQLRAQGIRIYGGLAAAPATVAQDLEPEYVAVSADSRTVYITLQENNAIAVLDLATKQITAIRPVGYSDLRQPGRGIDASDQSGDVLIANWPIKGMRQPDAIASFEVNGTSYLLTANEGDAREYSTAFVEPVRLGNASYVLDPITFPNAALLKNNAVLGRLNVTNKTGDTDGDGDFDEIYAFGGRSFSIYNAASGAETYDSGNLLERVTAADATYGAIFNASNSFGEAPVRKNRSDDKGPEPEGVTTGQIGNNLYAFVSLERIGGVMAFNINNPASPVLESYINNRSLTAGTGDLGPEGIVFVSAANSPTGQPLLILANEVSSTVGVYAVQAPVLAAASARTAAPLALYPNPAQGATVHLSRSVSGTLTDLLGRPVRQLLAADRFETTGLGAGVYVLRTTDGATSKLIVK